A genome region from Anolis carolinensis isolate JA03-04 chromosome 6, rAnoCar3.1.pri, whole genome shotgun sequence includes the following:
- the ackr4 gene encoding atypical chemokine receptor 4: protein MESATNPSELYYDSYYDESNATVDYALHEMLCLKEEVRTFNKSFLPAFYSIAFLIGLPGNSLVIAIYAYIKKLKTRTDVYIMHLAIADLLLLFTLPFWATNAVHGWVFSNPLCKITTAIYTMTFSVSMQFLAWISVDRYNAIVKSPSQQRTTKLCSKICFFVWMAGTFLCLPDLIFNQVKEFHGKIACVSTFPESLSKIIKVTIEVGEMALCFVLPFFIMLTCYSAVARALFKSPSVKKTQPLKVLAAVVSVFIVTQLPYNVIKLWRAIDIIYPLITNCKASKAMDVAFEVTNSIALFHSCLNPLLYFFMGASLKMHMVKLAKRYGYWRRQQNIPPEEIPMDYEESAEQTSSLII from the coding sequence ATGGAATCTGCTACAAACCCTTCTGAACTATATTACGACTCTTATTATGATGAATCTAATGCTACTGTGGACTATGCCTTACATGAAATGCTTTGCCTCAAAGAAGAAGTGAGAACATTCAACAAGTCTTTTCTACCAGCCTTTTATTCCATTGCTTTTCTTATTGGACTTCCTGGGAATTCGCTTGTGATTGCAATCTATGCCTACATCAAGAAGCTAAAGACCAGGACTGACGTATACATCATGCATTTGGCAATTGCTGATTTATTACTGCTTTTTACTCTTCCATTTTGGGCTACGAATGCTGTACATGGATGGGTGTTTAGTAACCCATTATGCAAAATCACCACTGCCATCTACACCATGACCTTCAGTGTCAGCATGCAGTTTCTGGCCTGGATCAGTGTGGATAGGTACAATGCCATTGTCAAATCCCCAAGTCAACAAAGAACCACAAAACTATGCAGTAAAATCTGTTTCTTTGTCTGGATGGCGGGTACATTTCTTTGCCTTCCTGATCTCATTTTCAACCAAGTCAAGGAGTTTCATGGCAAGATTGCATGTGTTTCTACATTTCCAGAGAGTCTGAGCAAAATAATTAAAGTAACAATTGAAGTTGGAGAAATGGCCTTATGTTTTGTGTTGCCTTTCTTCATCATGCTGACCTGCTATTCAGCTGTGGCCAGGGCTCTCTTCAAGAGTCCCAGTGTTAAAAAGACCCAGCCTCTGAAAGTTCTTGCAGCAGTTGTTTCTGTCTTTATTGTCACCCAGCTGCCCTACAATGTGATCAAACTTTGGAGAGCCATAGACATTATCTATCCCCTGATCACAAACTGCAAAGCAAGCAAAGCCATGGATGTTGCATTCGAAGTAACAAACAGCATTGCTTTGTTTCATAGTTGCCTGAACCCgctcttgtatttttttatgGGAGCATCCCTCAAAATGCATATGGTGAAACTGGCAAAACGTTATGGCTATTGGAGAAGACAACAGAACATACCACCTGAAGAGATTCCCATGGACTATGAAGAGTCAGCAGAACAAACAAGCAGTCTTATTATTTAG